The stretch of DNA CCTGGGGCGTGAAGGTGCTGCGATATGAGATCAAGAACATCACGCCGCCGAAAGACGTACTGGCGGCGATGGAAAAACAAATGCGGGCCGAACGGGAAAAGCGCGCCGTGATTCTGACCTCCGAAGGCGAACGTGACGCCGCCATCAACCAGGCGGAAGGCGAGAAGCAACAGGTCATCAAGGCCTCCGAGGCGAAGAAACAACAACAGATCAACGAGGCTGAGGGTGCCGCCTCCGCGATCATGGCCATCGCCAGTGCCACGGCCGATGGACTGCGCAAAGTCGCCGAATCCACGCAAATCCCCGGCGGCTACGAAGCCGTGCAACTGCGCGTCGCCGAGCAGTACATCACCAAGTTCGGGGAACTGGCGAAAGCCAGTAACACCCTCGTACTCCCCGCCAACGTCTCGGATGTCGGCTCGATGCTGACGCTGGCGATGAACATGATCACGAAACGGTCTTCCCCCACGCCTCCTGGAAAGTAAGCGATGCCTACGGTCGTTTGACAGTGACTCGGGGCTTCCCTACAATTCCGCACGATGAAAGAATTTGTCATCAAGGCCTTCGACGACAGCGCCGAGATCAAGCGGCGCTTCGTACGAGACCATGCCGATAAGATCGTGCAGGTCGCGCAACTCATGGGCCGCGCATTTCAGGCTGGGCATAAAGTCCTGCTCTTCGGTAACGGCGGCAGCGCCACCGATGCCGCACACATCGCCGCCGAGTTTGTCGGCCGGTATAAGCGCGAACGCGCTCCGTTGCCGGCCATTGCCCTCGCCACCGACATCGCGGCCATCACCTGTATCTCCAACGACTACGGCTTCGAGGAGCTCTTCGCTCGTCAGGTTCGTGCACACGGACAGCGGGGGGACGTGGCCCTCGCCATCAGCACCAGCGGCAACTCCCCCAATGTGCTGAAAGGCGTTGAGGCGGCCAAGTCCCTGGGCCTCACCACAATCGCGTGGACCGGCGGATCGGGCGGCAAACTAGCCGGCATGGTGGACCACGCCTTCGTCGTGCCCTCCGCGCTGACCGCCCGCATTCAGGAAAGTCACATCACGCTGGGCCATGTACTCTGCGAACTCATTGAGGATCACGTTCTTGCCAACCCGGCGTAAGCGTCCCACTGCAGTCTCCGCGCCTCCTGCGATCATCCGGCCGATCGATGCGTCGCGACTCAAGACCTATCCGCTCCAGCGTCGGCACAGCAAGGTACAAGTGTCGAACTTCGCCAAGGTCTGGACCAAGGGGCGCTCGTTCGCGCGCTTTCTCGATTCGCTCCCCGATATCCTGGCGGTCAAAACCTTGCGCGAAGTGGCGCAGGCCATTGCCAAAGCCCATCGCAACGGCAAGCCGGTGATTGTCGGCATGGGTGCCCATGTGGTGAAAGTGGGGCTGGGCCCGCTCCTGGTGGATCTGATGGAACGCGGCGTCGTGACCGCCCTGGCTATGAACGGCGCCGTCATCATCCATGACTTTGAATTGGCGTTCATGGGGCATACGTCCGAAGAAGTGGATGCTGAGATCGACTCCGGTCGATTCGGCATGGCGGAAGAAACCGGCCGCATGCTGAATGAAGCCATCACCCTGGGCATGAAAGAAGGTCAGGGGCTTGGCGAATCGCTCGGCTCTTACATCCATCGACGAAAACAACAGTTTCCTCATCGCGCCACCAGCCTGCTGGCCACCGGCTTCCGGCTGGGCCTTCCCGTCACCGTGCACGTGGCTGTGGGGACCGACATCATTCACATGCATCCGTCAGCCGACGGGGCCGCGATCGGGGCGGGTTCGCTGCTCGATTTTCGCCGCCTGGCAGCCGTGGTTTCCGAGATGGAAGGCGGGGTCTATCTCAATCTGGGATCTGCCGTGATTTTGCCAGAGGTGTTCCTGAAAGCCGTCTCGCTTGGGCGCAACCTCGGCCATCCATTGACCAACATCACCACGGTGAACATGGATTTCCTCACACACTATCGTCCCATGACCAACGTCGTCCGCCGCCCCACCCAGAAAGGCGGCAAGGGATACGCCCTCACGGGCCATCACGAGATCATGGTGCCGCTGTTGGCCGCCGCGGTCATTGAGGAACTGTCTGGCCGCTGACCCGGAGTGCTGAGCCCTGTCGCTCATTCGGCAGCTGAATCATCCCGTGAAGACCATGTCACCCTCTCACGAACCGCTGCTCGCCGTCTGGTCCGATCTCAACCGCCGCTACTTTCAAGGCGCCTTACCTCCAATTCCCATCGAGTGGAGCCGTCGACTGACCTCCTCAGCCGGAATGTTTACTTGCCGGCTTGGACCACGGCAACCGCTCGTGCGCACCGCCGAGGACCCAACCAGGCAGCGGCGCATCAGACTGTCGGCAGTGTTGCTCGCCGCCAACAACCCGGAGCCCAGCCACGAGACCGTCATGACCCTGGCGCACGAAATGATTCACCAATGGCAATACGATATCCTGAAACGCCGCCCGAATCATGGCGCCGATTTTCGTCGCATGATGGCCCGGATGAATCAAGACGGGCTGAGGATCACGATCTACCACTCGCTGGGCAAAGAAGTCGCCGCGCTGGCAAAGTATGCCTGGCGCTGCCAGCACTGCGGGTACATTTACCAACGACAGCGCCGGAGCATTCAACCACGACGCCATTTCTGCGGCTCCTGTCGAGGGCCACTCCGCGAGCTTCCAGCCGTGGCACCCATCACGATCGCGGAACCGGTCCACGCGACCGCCGCAAGCCTTCAACTCGGCTTGTGCTTCACCCCTGGCTAGGACATCAATGTCCGAACGTTGGCCCCGACAGATTCTTTTCGGCGACATCGACGCCATGTTTGCCTCGGCAGCCGTGCTGGCTGACCCATCGTTGAAAGGAAAGCCGGTGGCCGTCGGCGGGCCTCCGCCGCGCGGCATTATCGCCGCAGCGAGTTATGAAGTTCGCCGATTCGGAGTACGATCGGCCATGCCGACGATTCAGGCCATGCGGCTTTGCCCTCAACTCATCCTGGTGCCGCCAGACCGTCCGTTGTATCAACACCTCCACCGCCGGCTTCAGGACATCACCAGCCGGTTTTTCCCGGAAACCGAGTGGACGAGCATCGACGAGTTTTATACCGATACGACCAGATTACAAACCCGTCATCCCGATCCGCGCGAATTGGGGCAGGCGCTCAAAACCGACATTACCTGCACCACCGGCCTGACCTGTACCATTGCGCTGGCGTCCGGGAAGACCGTCGCTAAGATCGCTGCCGATGCACATAAACCCGATGGCCTCGCCGTGATTGAACCGGGCACAGAGGCCGCGTTTCTCGCCCCGCTCCCCATTCGCTCATTGCCGGGCATGGGCCCGAAATCCACCGAAGCCATCGAACGTCTGGGCCTTCACACCATCGGCGATCTGCTCCAACCCCGCTTCGAACAATCCCTCATCCGCCTGCTCGGTACGCGCCTAGCGGCGTTTCAATCACTGGCGCGCGGCCACGACTCCGATCCTGTGGTGGCCGATCGCGAAGCTAAAAGCGTGAGTCACGAAACCACCTTCGACGAAGACACCAATGATCCGGCCCTGCTGGAACCGATCATCCATGGATTTCTTGAAACCTTGGCCCACGATCTCCGGCTGGAGGGACTGGCCGCCGGGTCGTTCACGGTGAAACTGAAGGATTCGCACTTTCGCATCACCACACGACAACGCACATTCTCGTCGCCGGCGAACTACGATCCGGACATGTGGCCGGACATCCGCCTCGCCCTCGCCGACCTACTGCAGCCGCCGTCTCGCTATCGGCTGCTGGGCCTGGGCCTGTCGGATCTGGTTCCCGCTCCTGAACCCCTGTTCGACCGACGACAGCGTGACGCGGTTGCGATTCTTGACCGGTTGATCGAGCAACATGGCGCGGGAGTCGTTCGACTGGGAGGGCTTCCACACGACGGGGATAACTCGCGAAAGGACAGAGGACGCAAGAAACCATGAAGATCGATGTGATGAAGATCACATGGCAGGATCAAAGGCGAGCCTAGCGGCACACGTGAGACGAAACGCCGCCTGATCTTACAAGAGACCAACATGCTCACTCTGGTGCAGCCGGATTCAGCTGAACTCTGGGACATATCCCGTCGTCTCGTGGAGGAATATGCCGCGTCTCTAGGTATCGACCTAGGCTTCCAAGGCTTCGACCAGGAGCTTGATCACCTAGCAAGTGAATATGGTCCGCCTGACGGCGCTTTTCTCCTGGCAGGGCAGGGAGGCGCATTTGCGGGATGTGGGGGGCTTCGACGCTTTTCGCAATCTGCCTGTGAAATGAAACGGCTCTATGTCTTGCCCGCACACCAACATCGAGGAATTGGGCGCATGATCGCCGACGCCTTGATCAATCAGGCGAGAAACCTTGGATATAAACACATATTACTCGATACGCTCCCCTCAATGACGGACGCGCAGGCGCTGTATAGGTCACTTGGATTCGAACCGATAACCGAATACCGTTTCAATCCAGTGCCCGGTACCATTTTTCTAAAACTAGAGCTTTGACATCGTTGCCACCTGACTCTGCTAATAGGATAAGACGGGCATTGATTCGCGAGGCGGCCTCCCCCTAAGATGGGATTTTCTCGGATCGGCAGTGAATCCCATGGGCAAAAAAATCACCACGCAGCAGGAGCTTGCCGCACAGCTCGATGAGTGCCGTCGGCAGGGACAGCGGATCGTCTTCACGAACGGGTGCTTCGACCTGATGCACGTCGGTCATACCCGGTATCTGCAAGCCGCCCGCGATCTGGGTGATGTGCTGGTGGTCGGCGTGAATTCCGACGACTCCGTTCG from Nitrospira sp. encodes:
- a CDS encoding D-sedoheptulose 7-phosphate isomerase; its protein translation is MKEFVIKAFDDSAEIKRRFVRDHADKIVQVAQLMGRAFQAGHKVLLFGNGGSATDAAHIAAEFVGRYKRERAPLPAIALATDIAAITCISNDYGFEELFARQVRAHGQRGDVALAISTSGNSPNVLKGVEAAKSLGLTTIAWTGGSGGKLAGMVDHAFVVPSALTARIQESHITLGHVLCELIEDHVLANPA
- the dinB gene encoding DNA polymerase IV is translated as MSERWPRQILFGDIDAMFASAAVLADPSLKGKPVAVGGPPPRGIIAAASYEVRRFGVRSAMPTIQAMRLCPQLILVPPDRPLYQHLHRRLQDITSRFFPETEWTSIDEFYTDTTRLQTRHPDPRELGQALKTDITCTTGLTCTIALASGKTVAKIAADAHKPDGLAVIEPGTEAAFLAPLPIRSLPGMGPKSTEAIERLGLHTIGDLLQPRFEQSLIRLLGTRLAAFQSLARGHDSDPVVADREAKSVSHETTFDEDTNDPALLEPIIHGFLETLAHDLRLEGLAAGSFTVKLKDSHFRITTRQRTFSSPANYDPDMWPDIRLALADLLQPPSRYRLLGLGLSDLVPAPEPLFDRRQRDAVAILDRLIEQHGAGVVRLGGLPHDGDNSRKDRGRKKP
- a CDS encoding GNAT family N-acetyltransferase, with product MLTLVQPDSAELWDISRRLVEEYAASLGIDLGFQGFDQELDHLASEYGPPDGAFLLAGQGGAFAGCGGLRRFSQSACEMKRLYVLPAHQHRGIGRMIADALINQARNLGYKHILLDTLPSMTDAQALYRSLGFEPITEYRFNPVPGTIFLKLEL
- a CDS encoding SprT-like domain-containing protein; its protein translation is MSPSHEPLLAVWSDLNRRYFQGALPPIPIEWSRRLTSSAGMFTCRLGPRQPLVRTAEDPTRQRRIRLSAVLLAANNPEPSHETVMTLAHEMIHQWQYDILKRRPNHGADFRRMMARMNQDGLRITIYHSLGKEVAALAKYAWRCQHCGYIYQRQRRSIQPRRHFCGSCRGPLRELPAVAPITIAEPVHATAASLQLGLCFTPG
- a CDS encoding SPFH domain-containing protein is translated as MPGGLWVVIFLAGLVLLVISKTARVVPQQSAYVVERLGRYSRTLGAGFHILWPFLDTVQYKHSLKETAIDIPEQICITRDNVQVGVDGILYSKVLDPQRASYGISDYRFAITQLAQTALRSEIGKIELDRTFEERTNINSQVVNELDKATEPWGVKVLRYEIKNITPPKDVLAAMEKQMRAEREKRAVILTSEGERDAAINQAEGEKQQVIKASEAKKQQQINEAEGAASAIMAIASATADGLRKVAESTQIPGGYEAVQLRVAEQYITKFGELAKASNTLVLPANVSDVGSMLTLAMNMITKRSSPTPPGK